In Candidatus Defluviilinea proxima, a single genomic region encodes these proteins:
- a CDS encoding GNAT family N-acetyltransferase yields MQTIETHKDNFTISTDPARLDRDAIVAMLECSYWANGRPRERTERALENSLVFGVYDGTKQIGIARVVTDYSIFAYLCDVFIHEDYRAHGLGKWLMQTIMSHPDLQGLRRWTLATRDAHGLYKQFGWSPFANPENWMEILKPFQGEERQ; encoded by the coding sequence ATGCAAACAATCGAAACACACAAAGATAACTTCACTATCAGCACCGACCCCGCACGCCTCGACCGTGATGCCATCGTCGCCATGCTTGAATGTTCGTATTGGGCGAACGGGCGTCCGCGCGAACGTACGGAACGTGCACTCGAAAACTCGCTTGTGTTCGGCGTGTATGACGGCACGAAACAGATCGGCATCGCGCGCGTTGTCACCGACTACTCCATCTTCGCCTACCTCTGCGATGTTTTCATCCACGAAGATTATCGCGCACACGGCCTAGGCAAATGGCTCATGCAAACGATCATGTCACACCCCGATCTGCAAGGCCTGCGCCGTTGGACTCTCGCCACACGTGATGCACACGGGCTTTACAAACAATTCGGCTGGAGCCCCTTTGCCAACCCAGAAAATTGGATGGAGATCCTGAAGCCCTTCCAAGGCGAGGAACGTCAATGA
- a CDS encoding class I SAM-dependent methyltransferase: MTNVILKAGREKSLLRRHPWIFSGGIQSVDKEPASGSTVDLLSSDKKFLARASYSPNSQIRARVWTFTDEVIDKEFFRKRIRKAIDARYSIFDSVSTNSLRLIYAESDSIPGLIVDKYNDVLVLQSLTAGSEYWKETFADILLEETGLAVIYERSDADVREIEGLEPKVGLLRGGTPQLPITISENDLKFIVNPASGHKTGYYLDQRKNRIRVRELAKDKDVLDCFCYTGGFTVNALAGGAKSVLSVDSSADALELCKENIALNKLPVDKHNALEGDVFQLLRKFRDEARSFDMIILDPPKFAPTSAHAEKATRAYKDINLLAFKLLRPGGILVTFSCSGGVDAGLFQKIVAGAALDAGVDAQIIEHLSQGADHPISLHFPEGAYLKGLVCIKL, encoded by the coding sequence ATGACCAACGTCATTCTTAAAGCGGGACGTGAAAAGAGTCTGCTTCGTCGCCATCCATGGATCTTCTCCGGTGGGATTCAAAGCGTGGATAAAGAGCCCGCTTCCGGCTCGACCGTTGACCTACTCTCGTCCGATAAAAAGTTTCTCGCCCGAGCCTCTTACTCACCTAACTCGCAAATCCGTGCGCGTGTGTGGACGTTTACAGATGAAGTTATAGACAAGGAATTTTTCCGCAAACGAATACGCAAAGCGATTGACGCTCGCTATTCGATATTTGATTCCGTATCCACCAATTCGCTACGATTAATCTACGCCGAATCAGATAGCATCCCCGGCTTGATCGTGGATAAATATAACGATGTGCTTGTCCTTCAATCATTGACGGCTGGCTCCGAATACTGGAAGGAAACCTTCGCGGACATCCTCCTCGAAGAAACGGGACTCGCTGTCATCTACGAACGCTCCGATGCTGACGTACGTGAGATTGAAGGTCTTGAACCCAAAGTTGGGTTGCTACGTGGCGGCACTCCCCAATTGCCAATTACGATTTCAGAAAACGACCTAAAGTTCATTGTGAACCCTGCATCGGGCCACAAGACAGGTTACTACCTCGACCAACGCAAAAACCGCATCCGCGTGCGAGAACTTGCAAAGGACAAAGACGTGTTGGATTGTTTCTGCTACACAGGCGGATTCACCGTCAACGCTTTGGCAGGCGGAGCCAAGTCCGTGCTATCTGTGGACTCATCCGCTGATGCGTTGGAACTCTGCAAAGAAAATATCGCGCTCAATAAACTCCCCGTTGACAAGCACAACGCACTCGAAGGTGACGTCTTCCAACTCCTCCGCAAATTCCGCGACGAAGCCCGTTCCTTCGACATGATCATCCTCGACCCGCCCAAGTTCGCGCCCACTTCGGCCCACGCCGAAAAAGCGACCCGCGCCTACAAGGACATCAACCTGCTGGCCTTCAAACTATTACGCCCCGGCGGGATACTGGTCACATTTTCGTGTTCTGGCGGAGTTGACGCTGGGTTATTCCAAAAGATCGTAGCCGGTGCGGCGCTCGATGCGGGTGTGGATGCACAGATCATCGAACATTTATCACAAGGGGCAGATCATCCCATCTCTTTGCATTTCCCCGAAGGCGCGTATTTAAAGGGGTTGGTTTGTATAAAACTATAG